In Limosilactobacillus sp. WILCCON 0051, a single window of DNA contains:
- a CDS encoding Wzz/FepE/Etk N-terminal domain-containing protein has protein sequence MENSSNNTIDLRRLFNLCRKHLKFLITCTIALALAGFIVSKFIMTPKYTATTQLLVNQKNENNANGQAYNNQQADIQVINTYKDIITSPVILKETKKELANPVKVVRKAQPAKYKTLADGTKRLVSAAKPAKVEHTGQGYSMTTSQLSDAITIKTQTNSQVFSVSVETDNPKKSAAAANTIASVFKSRIKKIMNVNNVTIVARATTPSKPSSPNVKLFTLAGAVLGLLISFMIVLMRDLMDTSVRDNDFMVDELGLTNLGQITHINLDGFSIKQRSQNTQTRRV, from the coding sequence TTGGAAAACAGCAGCAACAACACGATCGATTTGCGTCGCCTGTTTAATCTGTGCCGTAAACATCTGAAGTTTTTGATTACCTGTACGATTGCCCTGGCATTGGCCGGCTTTATCGTTTCTAAATTCATTATGACGCCGAAATACACGGCAACCACGCAATTATTGGTTAACCAAAAAAACGAAAACAATGCCAATGGTCAGGCCTACAACAACCAACAGGCCGATATTCAGGTCATCAATACCTACAAGGACATCATTACCAGTCCAGTAATTCTAAAAGAAACCAAAAAAGAACTGGCCAACCCAGTCAAGGTCGTTCGCAAGGCCCAGCCAGCCAAGTACAAGACGCTGGCTGATGGGACCAAGCGGCTGGTCAGCGCGGCCAAGCCAGCTAAGGTTGAACACACCGGTCAAGGCTACAGCATGACGACCAGCCAGCTGTCAGACGCGATCACGATCAAGACGCAGACCAACTCGCAAGTCTTCTCGGTCAGCGTGGAAACCGACAATCCGAAGAAGTCCGCGGCGGCCGCCAACACGATTGCCAGCGTCTTCAAAAGCCGAATCAAGAAGATCATGAATGTCAACAACGTGACGATCGTGGCCCGTGCGACAACGCCAAGTAAGCCATCATCGCCTAACGTTAAGCTGTTTACGCTGGCTGGGGCGGTCTTAGGGCTGTTGATCAGCTTTATGATCGTACTGATGCGCGACCTGATGGATACCAGTGTGCGGGACAACGACTTCATGGTTGATGAACTGGGCTTGACGAATCTTGGTCAGATTACCCACATCAACTTGGATGGTTTCTCAATCAAGCAGCGTTCGCAAAACACGCAGACGCGCCGGGTCTAA
- a CDS encoding LCP family protein, producing the protein MNEESNQNQPVHHSHHHHHHHHHRRKRLGLKILWSFIGLLVILALIFAGVAWRNVHVATNNMYSESGAKTYRNADKVLKQGKPINILLLGTDTGALGRSYKGRTDTIMMMTLNPQKKTTTIVSLPRDMKVNLPGYAEYSPAKINAAYTYGGVKETINTIQKYFNVPIDYYVMVNMGGLEKAINQVGGVSVTSPLTFDYEGYSFKKGKTYHMNGDQALAFSRMRYDDPQGDYGRQERQRLVITALMKEAASYKSVLNQKFLNSIADQSKTNLTFSDMTTLAMKYRKANGKVVSDHAQGHGDSEGGESFEVVPTSEMQRVSDEIRDALQLKHVSVTD; encoded by the coding sequence ATGAATGAAGAATCGAATCAAAATCAACCGGTGCACCATTCGCACCATCACCACCATCATCATCACCATCGTCGGAAACGATTAGGTTTGAAGATTTTGTGGTCATTTATTGGACTTTTGGTGATTCTCGCCTTGATTTTCGCGGGGGTTGCCTGGCGAAACGTCCATGTTGCTACTAATAATATGTACAGCGAATCAGGCGCCAAGACATACCGGAATGCTGACAAGGTCCTCAAGCAGGGCAAGCCGATCAACATTCTGCTTTTGGGGACTGATACAGGGGCGCTGGGCCGCAGCTATAAAGGCCGGACGGATACGATCATGATGATGACGCTTAATCCGCAAAAAAAGACGACCACGATTGTCAGCCTGCCGCGGGACATGAAGGTTAATCTGCCAGGATATGCCGAATATTCACCGGCTAAGATCAACGCGGCCTATACATATGGTGGGGTTAAAGAAACCATCAATACTATTCAAAAATACTTTAACGTGCCAATTGACTACTATGTAATGGTCAACATGGGCGGGCTGGAAAAAGCCATCAATCAGGTCGGCGGCGTCAGCGTGACTTCGCCTTTGACGTTTGACTATGAAGGCTACAGCTTTAAAAAAGGTAAGACGTACCACATGAATGGCGACCAAGCCCTGGCCTTTAGTCGAATGCGCTATGACGATCCACAAGGCGACTATGGCCGGCAAGAACGGCAGCGCCTGGTCATTACCGCTTTAATGAAAGAAGCTGCTTCATATAAGTCAGTGCTTAACCAAAAATTCTTGAATTCGATTGCTGATCAGTCCAAGACCAATCTGACGTTCAGCGACATGACGACTTTAGCCATGAAGTATCGCAAGGCCAATGGCAAAGTGGTTTCTGATCACGCGCAGGGCCATGGCGACAGTGAAGGCGGCGAGTCGTTTGAAGTCGTGCCAACCAGCGAGATGCAGCGCGTGTCCGATGAGATTCGTGATGCCTTGCAGCTTAAACACGTCAGCGTGACTGATTAA
- the rsmG gene encoding 16S rRNA (guanine(527)-N(7))-methyltransferase RsmG: MTPEEFRRALQDHGIELTDQQMTQFAIYYEDLVATNEHVNLTAITDQKEVYLKHFYDSLTGALAEPRLQTEALTLCDIGAGAGFPSLPLKIAFPQLKITIVDSLNKRIKFLADLVAKLGLTDVNLIHDRAETFSAKKSPYRESFDVVTARAVARLAVLSELCLPAAKVGGEFIAYKASAAKDELQKGGKAVKVLGGQVEHTTKLTLPGTDEERNLIVIEKVAATPKKYPRRPGLPNKQPIE; encoded by the coding sequence ATGACACCGGAAGAATTTCGACGGGCACTGCAGGATCACGGCATTGAACTGACTGATCAGCAGATGACCCAATTTGCGATTTATTATGAAGATCTGGTGGCCACCAACGAACATGTTAATCTGACGGCCATTACGGATCAAAAAGAAGTTTATCTCAAGCATTTTTATGACTCGTTGACGGGAGCGCTGGCCGAACCTCGTCTACAGACTGAAGCCCTGACGCTTTGCGATATTGGCGCGGGCGCTGGTTTCCCTTCGCTGCCGCTGAAGATTGCCTTTCCACAGCTCAAGATTACGATCGTGGATTCACTGAACAAGCGGATCAAGTTTTTGGCTGATCTGGTTGCCAAGCTGGGCCTAACTGACGTCAATCTGATTCATGATCGCGCTGAGACTTTCAGTGCCAAAAAGAGTCCCTACCGCGAAAGCTTTGACGTGGTCACGGCGCGGGCAGTGGCGCGACTGGCAGTTTTAAGCGAGCTTTGTCTGCCAGCGGCTAAGGTCGGCGGCGAGTTTATCGCATATAAGGCCAGTGCCGCTAAAGACGAGCTGCAAAAAGGCGGCAAGGCGGTCAAGGTACTGGGCGGCCAGGTTGAGCACACCACTAAGCTGACCCTGCCCGGTACGGATGAGGAACGCAATCTGATCGTAATTGAAAAAGTTGCCGCCACGCCGAAAAAATACCCTCGGCGGCCAGGACTGCCCAACAAGCAGCCAATTGAGTAG
- a CDS encoding sugar transferase, with the protein MMKVTDNEIAKARKSQFYPRYIKRGIDLIISFLLLVILWPLFLILAGWIKLDSSGPVFFRQERMGKNGRPFKIYKFRTMYINAPQLATASFENPEKYITKVGKWLRKSSLDELPQLINVFKGEMSIIGPRPLILKEKKVLSLRHANGAEAVLPGITGLAQVRGRDLVTDEQKAAYDGEYAANLTLAEDARICYKTFFDVICSRGIHEGKKK; encoded by the coding sequence ATGATGAAGGTTACTGACAATGAAATAGCCAAAGCCAGGAAGTCGCAATTTTATCCTAGGTACATCAAACGGGGGATAGACCTTATTATCAGTTTTCTATTACTAGTAATTTTGTGGCCACTCTTTTTGATATTGGCGGGGTGGATTAAATTAGACTCAAGCGGTCCGGTTTTCTTCCGTCAAGAAAGAATGGGAAAAAACGGCCGACCATTTAAAATCTATAAATTTCGAACAATGTACATAAACGCTCCGCAACTAGCAACTGCGAGCTTTGAAAATCCAGAAAAATACATAACTAAAGTTGGTAAATGGCTGCGTAAATCAAGCCTGGATGAATTACCACAATTAATCAACGTTTTCAAAGGTGAAATGAGCATTATCGGTCCAAGACCATTGATTCTGAAAGAAAAGAAAGTCTTGTCATTACGGCATGCAAACGGAGCTGAGGCAGTTCTACCGGGGATTACTGGCTTAGCACAGGTCCGTGGCCGCGACTTAGTGACTGATGAACAGAAGGCTGCTTATGATGGTGAATATGCGGCAAATCTAACGTTGGCCGAGGATGCCAGGATTTGTTACAAAACGTTCTTTGATGTTATTTGCAGTCGGGGAATACATGAAGGGAAAAAGAAGTGA
- a CDS encoding DUF951 domain-containing protein, whose product MKTYELNDIVQMKKQHPCGTNRWQIIRTGIDVKLQCTGCGHIVMMSRQNFEKHLKKVLEHAENEAD is encoded by the coding sequence ATGAAAACCTATGAACTAAACGACATTGTGCAGATGAAAAAGCAGCACCCATGCGGCACCAACCGCTGGCAGATCATCCGAACGGGGATCGACGTCAAGCTGCAGTGCACGGGCTGCGGTCATATCGTGATGATGTCGCGGCAAAACTTTGAAAAGCATCTCAAAAAGGTGCTGGAACATGCCGAAAACGAAGCAGACTAA
- a CDS encoding ParB/RepB/Spo0J family partition protein — protein MAKKRGFSLAALFGDNDAKQDHEQSVEEIELTAIRPNPYQPRRTFDEAALQELAASIKESGVFQPIILRQPDPDLNRYEIIAGERRFRASKLAGKTTIPAIVRTMSDSQMMEVAVLENLQREDLTPLEEAQAYQSLMDRLQLTQAQVAEKLGKSRPYIANYLRLLGLPQPVKDMLEDHRLSMGQARTLLGLKDEQALVKLAQRAVKENLTVRQLEQLVAEQNQTVKPAKPAKKKAAAKKPAYVREAEEQLQSRFGTKVVMTAGKRGGKVEIPYTSDDDLTRILDLLGVKFD, from the coding sequence ATGGCAAAAAAACGTGGCTTTAGTCTCGCGGCGCTGTTTGGCGATAATGATGCCAAGCAAGACCACGAGCAAAGCGTAGAAGAAATTGAACTAACGGCGATTCGGCCCAATCCATACCAGCCGCGGCGTACTTTTGACGAAGCGGCTCTGCAGGAATTAGCGGCTTCGATCAAAGAATCAGGCGTCTTTCAGCCGATCATTCTGCGGCAGCCGGATCCAGATCTGAATCGTTATGAGATCATTGCTGGCGAACGACGCTTCCGGGCTTCCAAGCTGGCTGGCAAAACAACGATTCCCGCGATCGTACGGACGATGAGCGACTCGCAGATGATGGAGGTTGCCGTCTTAGAAAACCTGCAGCGCGAGGATCTGACGCCGCTGGAAGAAGCACAGGCTTATCAATCACTGATGGACCGCCTGCAGCTGACTCAGGCCCAGGTCGCTGAAAAGCTGGGCAAGAGCCGGCCTTACATTGCCAACTATCTGCGGCTGCTGGGACTGCCACAGCCGGTCAAGGACATGCTGGAGGACCACCGCTTATCAATGGGGCAGGCTCGGACGCTATTAGGGCTAAAAGATGAACAGGCTTTAGTTAAGCTGGCTCAGCGCGCGGTTAAGGAAAATCTGACCGTGCGGCAGCTTGAACAGCTGGTGGCCGAACAAAATCAAACTGTCAAGCCTGCTAAACCTGCGAAGAAAAAGGCGGCTGCCAAAAAGCCGGCCTATGTTCGTGAAGCCGAAGAACAGCTGCAGAGCCGGTTTGGCACCAAGGTCGTGATGACGGCGGGCAAACGGGGCGGCAAGGTCGAGATCCCGTATACCTCGGATGATGACCTGACGCGGATTTTGGATCTTTTGGGAGTCAAGTTCGATTAG
- a CDS encoding IMP dehydrogenase, whose product MSNWDTKFAKKGLTFDDVLLIPAESHVLPNEVDLSTQLAKNIKLNVPFISAGMDTVTESSMAIAMALQGGMGVVHKNMSIDAQAGEVATVKGVELPANSNFNRAAVDENGHLLVAAAVGVTSDTFQRAEALLKAGVDAIVIDTAHGHSAGVLRKIAEIREHFPEVTLIAGNVATGEGTKALFDAGVDVVKVGIGPGSICTTRVVAGVGVPQITAIYDAASVAHEYGKAIIADGGIKYSGDIVKALAAGGNAVMLGSMFAGTTEAPGEVFEENGKKYKGYRGMGSVAAMAQSHGSSDRYFQGGVNEANKLVPEGIEARVEYKGDVADVIFQMVGGLRSGMGYVGAKDIPTLIDNAQFVQITNAGLRESHPHDVQITKAAPNYK is encoded by the coding sequence ATGTCGAATTGGGATACTAAGTTTGCCAAGAAAGGCTTAACGTTTGATGATGTGCTGCTGATTCCAGCGGAAAGTCATGTCTTGCCAAATGAAGTCGATTTGAGTACGCAGCTGGCAAAGAATATTAAACTGAACGTGCCATTTATCAGTGCCGGGATGGATACCGTTACTGAAAGCTCAATGGCAATTGCGATGGCCTTGCAAGGCGGGATGGGGGTCGTTCACAAGAACATGTCCATCGATGCTCAAGCCGGCGAAGTAGCCACGGTTAAAGGCGTTGAACTGCCTGCCAACTCAAACTTCAACCGCGCTGCCGTTGATGAAAACGGTCATCTGCTGGTTGCGGCTGCCGTTGGGGTTACGTCCGACACGTTCCAACGCGCTGAAGCTCTGCTGAAGGCCGGCGTTGACGCGATCGTAATCGACACGGCCCATGGTCACTCGGCTGGGGTGCTGCGCAAGATTGCCGAAATTCGCGAACATTTCCCAGAAGTTACGCTGATTGCTGGTAACGTAGCCACTGGTGAAGGTACCAAGGCGCTGTTTGACGCTGGTGTTGACGTGGTTAAAGTCGGCATCGGCCCTGGCTCGATTTGTACGACGCGGGTGGTTGCCGGTGTTGGTGTCCCACAGATTACGGCAATTTACGATGCTGCTTCCGTGGCTCATGAATACGGCAAGGCCATCATTGCTGACGGTGGGATCAAGTACTCTGGCGACATCGTTAAGGCCCTGGCTGCTGGTGGGAACGCCGTAATGCTGGGCAGCATGTTTGCCGGTACGACGGAAGCCCCTGGCGAAGTCTTTGAAGAAAACGGCAAGAAGTACAAGGGCTACCGTGGCATGGGTTCCGTGGCAGCCATGGCTCAATCGCATGGTTCTTCTGACCGTTACTTCCAAGGTGGGGTCAACGAAGCCAACAAGCTGGTTCCAGAAGGTATCGAAGCTCGGGTTGAATACAAGGGCGACGTGGCTGACGTGATCTTCCAAATGGTCGGTGGTCTGCGCTCCGGGATGGGCTACGTTGGCGCCAAGGACATTCCAACCTTGATCGACAACGCTCAATTCGTTCAGATCACGAACGCTGGTCTGCGTGAATCACACCCACACGACGTTCAAATTACCAAGGCTGCTCCTAACTACAAATAA
- the ychF gene encoding redox-regulated ATPase YchF, whose amino-acid sequence MSLTAGIVGLPNVGKSTLFNAITKAGAEMANYPFATIEPNVGMVEVPDKRLERIQELIPAKKIVPTTFEFTDIAGIVKGASKGEGLGNQFLENIRQTDAIVHVVRAFDDTDITSVSGKVDPIEDIDTINLELVMADLDAVNKRLAKVQRAAKGRDKEALAELEVLNKIKPVLENGQSVRSIEFNDQEQKIVKGLFLLTSKPVLYVANIAEEDMADPDANKYMDAIKEHVKGDGEVIGVAAAAEEQIAEMDEEEKADFLEMEGVEEPGLNRLIRAAYKLLGLETFFTAGGPETRAWTFKKGTKAPQAAGIIHSDFERGFIRAEVMSFADLDELGSAQAVKEAGKLRLEGKEYVMQDGDIVEFRFNV is encoded by the coding sequence ATGTCTTTAACTGCAGGTATCGTGGGACTGCCAAACGTCGGCAAGTCCACGCTGTTTAACGCTATTACCAAGGCTGGTGCTGAAATGGCCAACTACCCATTTGCCACGATTGAACCCAACGTGGGGATGGTGGAAGTGCCAGACAAGCGCCTGGAACGAATTCAAGAACTGATTCCCGCCAAAAAGATCGTGCCAACCACGTTTGAGTTCACCGACATTGCCGGGATCGTCAAGGGGGCCTCAAAAGGTGAAGGTCTGGGGAACCAATTCCTGGAAAACATTCGCCAGACTGACGCCATCGTGCATGTCGTACGGGCATTTGACGACACGGACATCACCAGTGTTTCTGGCAAGGTTGACCCCATCGAAGACATTGACACGATCAACCTGGAACTGGTAATGGCCGATCTGGATGCCGTTAACAAGCGCCTGGCCAAGGTTCAACGGGCAGCTAAGGGTCGCGACAAAGAAGCCCTGGCTGAACTGGAAGTCTTAAACAAGATCAAGCCGGTTTTGGAAAATGGTCAAAGCGTGCGCTCCATCGAATTCAACGACCAAGAACAAAAAATCGTCAAGGGTCTATTCCTGCTGACGAGCAAGCCGGTCCTGTACGTTGCCAACATCGCTGAAGAAGACATGGCCGATCCAGATGCCAACAAATACATGGATGCCATCAAAGAACACGTTAAGGGCGATGGCGAGGTCATTGGCGTAGCGGCAGCGGCTGAAGAACAGATTGCCGAAATGGATGAAGAAGAAAAGGCTGACTTCCTGGAAATGGAAGGCGTTGAAGAACCCGGCCTGAACCGGCTGATTCGGGCAGCCTACAAACTGCTGGGCCTGGAAACCTTCTTCACGGCGGGCGGACCAGAAACGCGGGCCTGGACCTTTAAGAAAGGCACTAAGGCACCACAGGCAGCCGGCATCATCCACTCTGACTTTGAACGCGGCTTTATCCGAGCTGAGGTTATGAGCTTCGCGGATCTTGACGAATTGGGCAGTGCCCAGGCCGTTAAGGAAGCCGGCAAGCTGCGGCTGGAAGGTAAGGAATACGTAATGCAGGACGGCGACATCGTTGAGTTCCGCTTCAACGTCTAA
- a CDS encoding nucleoid occlusion protein, with protein sequence MAFSLFGLGKHQGTASETKNQVVEIPVAAIVPNQYQPRKVFDQTEIQELAQTISEHGLLQPIVVREFRPDEYEIIAGERRFRAVKLLQWEKIPAIVEKMTDAESASLALIENLQRAQLSPVEEAQAYKQLMEFNHLTQATLAKGMGKSQSFVANKLRLLKLIKPVQNAILDGRITERHGRALLSLDEDQQRTLLMEIVNQHWNVRQTEDAVAQMLGKPTSAEKAAQQAAQEKTAASQSDAAAPSSPATENDAAAEPAAKKPAKQKRAKKKQPKSIKVSDPRIAVNTIKHSIKMVKDSGVAAKVSEKDTADSYEITIRIPKH encoded by the coding sequence ATGGCATTTTCACTGTTTGGCCTTGGCAAGCACCAGGGAACCGCCAGCGAAACCAAAAATCAAGTCGTTGAGATTCCGGTTGCCGCCATCGTGCCCAACCAATACCAGCCGCGGAAGGTTTTTGACCAAACCGAGATTCAAGAGCTGGCCCAGACGATCAGCGAGCATGGTCTGCTGCAGCCAATCGTTGTGCGGGAATTTCGACCAGACGAATACGAGATCATTGCTGGTGAGCGGCGGTTTAGGGCCGTTAAGCTGCTGCAATGGGAAAAGATTCCGGCGATCGTTGAAAAGATGACTGACGCGGAATCAGCTTCATTAGCACTGATCGAAAATCTGCAACGCGCCCAGCTGAGTCCGGTTGAAGAAGCGCAGGCCTACAAGCAGTTGATGGAATTCAACCATCTGACCCAGGCAACGCTGGCTAAGGGAATGGGCAAGAGCCAGTCGTTCGTTGCCAATAAGCTGCGGCTCTTGAAACTGATCAAGCCCGTTCAAAACGCGATTTTGGATGGCCGGATTACCGAGCGTCATGGCCGGGCCCTGCTGAGTCTGGATGAGGATCAGCAGCGCACGCTTTTAATGGAGATCGTCAACCAGCATTGGAACGTTCGCCAGACTGAAGATGCCGTGGCACAAATGCTGGGCAAGCCAACCAGTGCGGAAAAGGCCGCGCAACAGGCTGCTCAGGAAAAAACCGCTGCCAGTCAAAGCGATGCGGCGGCCCCGTCAAGCCCAGCAACCGAAAATGATGCCGCTGCTGAACCAGCTGCCAAAAAGCCTGCTAAGCAGAAACGGGCTAAGAAAAAGCAGCCCAAATCAATCAAGGTCAGTGACCCGCGGATTGCCGTCAACACGATCAAGCACTCCATTAAGATGGTCAAGGACAGCGGCGTGGCAGCCAAGGTCAGTGAAAAAGACACGGCCGATTCATATGAGATTACCATTCGCATTCCGAAGCACTAA
- a CDS encoding DUF1129 domain-containing protein, whose protein sequence is MAESKEQQPRNAAAGQRQKEYAKDQRQETARAFGKQGLTRKNEEFMFQLNKQLDAQGADPAKKPAMLEETLKALQEGQKTGQTARGLFGTPTQRAHALLHPEPTEQSQTQSSLKLMALDNGIMFFAIFTFMFGLMDWISPQSMKVAHNGNMGITSIIIVAITGGILFGWIAKYMLPVKNEETGKYVKRPLWARIVTVISGLVMWILIYILTAMMPNSVNPRLNQWFYLILGVAAFALDIWLRGRYHITSAFSPRRQQRQ, encoded by the coding sequence TTGGCTGAATCAAAAGAACAACAACCACGCAATGCCGCTGCCGGCCAGCGACAAAAAGAATACGCCAAAGACCAGCGTCAAGAAACGGCGCGAGCTTTTGGCAAGCAGGGACTGACGCGTAAAAACGAAGAATTCATGTTCCAATTAAACAAGCAGCTGGACGCACAGGGCGCTGACCCAGCTAAAAAGCCAGCCATGCTTGAAGAAACGCTCAAAGCGCTGCAGGAAGGCCAAAAGACTGGTCAAACGGCGCGCGGCCTGTTTGGCACGCCAACACAGCGGGCCCACGCTCTGCTGCACCCTGAACCAACCGAACAATCTCAGACGCAGAGCTCATTAAAATTGATGGCACTGGATAACGGGATCATGTTCTTTGCCATCTTTACCTTTATGTTTGGGCTGATGGACTGGATCTCCCCACAATCAATGAAGGTTGCGCACAACGGCAATATGGGGATCACCTCAATCATCATCGTTGCCATTACTGGTGGGATTCTGTTTGGCTGGATTGCCAAGTACATGCTGCCAGTTAAGAACGAAGAAACCGGCAAGTACGTCAAGCGGCCATTATGGGCACGGATCGTTACGGTGATCAGTGGTCTGGTAATGTGGATTTTGATCTACATTCTGACGGCCATGATGCCAAACAGCGTCAACCCACGTTTGAATCAATGGTTCTACCTGATTTTAGGGGTGGCAGCCTTTGCGCTCGACATCTGGCTGCGGGGACGCTACCACATTACCAGCGCCTTTTCGCCACGCCGTCAGCAGCGGCAATAA
- a CDS encoding CpsD/CapB family tyrosine-protein kinase — MGIFKRKSRVDNNTMKNGAKLITVAKPKSVAAEQFRTVRTNIHFMAVDRRLKTIAFTSANISEGKSTVAANLAIVWAQEGKSVLLIDADMRRPTLYSTFDLAGQEGLSTVLSSDQAEVNLNDVIQESGIEGLDLLPSGAVPPNPAELLSSQRMKVLLEAVQAQYDLVVLDVPPMLEVTDTQTIAGSVDGVVLVVRQGVTQKAGVRRAVELLKMSHAHLLGYVMNDVVPEDDAGYGYGYGYGYGYGYEKESEN; from the coding sequence ATGGGAATCTTCAAACGTAAATCGCGAGTTGACAACAATACGATGAAAAACGGCGCCAAGCTGATCACGGTGGCTAAACCAAAGAGCGTCGCCGCGGAACAGTTTCGGACCGTGCGTACCAACATTCACTTCATGGCCGTGGACCGACGCTTAAAGACGATTGCTTTTACCTCCGCCAACATCAGTGAAGGGAAAAGTACCGTCGCGGCCAACCTGGCCATCGTCTGGGCGCAAGAAGGCAAGAGCGTGCTGCTGATTGACGCCGACATGCGCCGTCCAACGCTGTACTCGACTTTTGATCTGGCTGGTCAAGAAGGATTGTCAACGGTTTTGAGCAGTGACCAGGCAGAAGTCAACTTAAACGATGTGATTCAGGAAAGCGGCATTGAAGGATTAGACCTGCTGCCAAGTGGAGCCGTACCGCCTAACCCGGCCGAACTGCTCAGCTCACAGCGCATGAAGGTACTTTTGGAAGCCGTGCAGGCCCAATACGATCTGGTTGTCCTGGACGTGCCACCAATGCTGGAAGTTACCGATACGCAAACGATTGCGGGCAGCGTGGATGGCGTGGTGCTGGTTGTACGACAGGGTGTAACGCAAAAAGCTGGCGTGCGGCGGGCCGTTGAACTGTTGAAGATGAGTCACGCGCATCTGTTAGGCTATGTTATGAATGACGTCGTACCAGAAGACGACGCGGGCTACGGTTATGGCTACGGCTATGGATATGGCTACGGCTACGAAAAAGAATCGGAAAACTAG
- a CDS encoding tyrosine-protein phosphatase translates to MVLIDLHCHLLPGVDDGSPDLATSLKLAQDAVNDGVTHALLTPHHMNGHYINHKADVLQLTADFQQALNENEIPLTVFPGQEVRINGELLEALQKDDILFADEGGRYMLLEFPSQEVPQYAKEMVFKLRQQGIVPIIVHPERNAELLEHPERLQPFLEQGCLTQLTSSSYLGRFGKKIEKVTTSMIKAGQGAIFASDAHALSHREYELSEALQKLRSEFGAELADTYEQNARDIINGDQVNLDWQPLPKKKHFWFF, encoded by the coding sequence ATGGTTTTGATCGATCTGCATTGTCACTTGTTGCCAGGCGTGGATGATGGTTCACCTGACCTCGCGACTTCTTTAAAACTGGCCCAGGACGCGGTTAATGATGGCGTAACGCACGCTTTATTGACGCCGCATCATATGAATGGGCACTATATCAATCATAAAGCCGATGTATTGCAGCTGACGGCGGACTTTCAGCAAGCGCTGAATGAAAACGAGATTCCATTAACGGTTTTTCCAGGTCAGGAAGTCCGGATCAATGGTGAGCTGCTGGAAGCCTTGCAGAAAGACGATATTTTGTTCGCGGATGAGGGCGGCCGCTACATGCTGCTGGAGTTTCCCAGCCAAGAAGTGCCGCAGTACGCGAAGGAAATGGTCTTTAAGCTGCGGCAGCAAGGTATCGTGCCGATTATCGTCCATCCCGAACGAAATGCCGAGCTGCTGGAACATCCAGAAAGACTGCAGCCGTTCTTGGAGCAGGGATGCCTGACCCAATTGACGTCCAGCAGCTATCTGGGCCGGTTCGGCAAAAAGATTGAAAAGGTTACGACCAGCATGATCAAGGCCGGGCAGGGAGCAATCTTTGCCTCTGACGCGCATGCCTTGAGTCATCGCGAATACGAGCTCAGTGAAGCGCTGCAGAAACTGCGCAGTGAATTTGGCGCTGAGCTGGCTGATACATATGAACAAAACGCGCGCGACATAATTAATGGGGATCAGGTTAATTTAGATTGGCAGCCATTGCCTAAAAAGAAGCATTTTTGGTTCTTTTAG